From a region of the Mytilus galloprovincialis chromosome 3, xbMytGall1.hap1.1, whole genome shotgun sequence genome:
- the LOC143068901 gene encoding solute carrier organic anion transporter family member 4A1-like isoform X3, whose product MYEGDTCIIQDIPGFCEVKLKNGVKAHDNAAYTASTDDVNFIVTKDSLPPKSDTTTGESRWGCCSFRPRCLQGLNRMSLFTIFVCIMCFLEGFAVNGVANAAIPAIERQFKLPSTKSALIPSSQDIGALVVVLFVSFIGGRYNKASWVASGSLIMAVGSFLFMVPHFLEKYVYPESTTQSSYNCTISNPPSGDCDVGGEQYLVVFIAAQIVHGVGFTPMFTLGTAYIDENEEHSLAAVYIGLTYALTAIGVAAGFFVGGELGQNYFVDFDRVDQDSLGFDAKDSRWIGAWWLGFIIAIVGFIVIAIPIFGYPKYLPGKEKSTELEPKQEKPPTENIFKQFFVSFIDLIKNPTFMMLTFAGSTNTLIISGVGAFSFKLLMEQYNMQFDVVGYLIGGLILVGSVGMFGGGLLIKMCGLGIKGMLNMCFIASFISGVLGIAFIAGCPEVKLAGLEVPYPNKINTLAGYNDVCQGSCQCQYEGLSLVCGKDNIVYHSPCHAGCATQSGQMTYHNCSCVAASLNIPTDHANAMVSAGRCEDGCDKLYIVAPLMFISMICVLTTVTPNSMALMRVNTWAFSSRMGY is encoded by the exons ATGTATgaaggtgatacatgtataattcaggatatacctggtttctgtgaagttaaacttaag aacGGTGTAAAAGCTCACGACAACGCAGCTTACACAGCGTCTACTGATGATGTTAACTTTATAGTAACAAAGGATAGT CTGCCTCCAAAAAGTGACACTACAACAGGGGAATCAAGATGGGGATGCTGTTCGTTCAGACCAAG ATGTCTCCAAGGCTTAAACAGAATGTCACTGTTTACAATATTTGTATGTATAATGTGTTTCCTAGAAGGTTTCGCAGTAAACGGTGTCGCCAATGCTGCAATCCCAGCGATAGAAAGACAGTTCAAACTACCATCCACAAAGTCGGCACTGATTCCAAGTTCACAAGATATTGGGGCATTGGTAGTAGTGTTGTTTGTTAGTTTTATTGGTGGTCGATACAATAAAGCATCATGGGTAGCCTCTGGTTCACTCATTATGGCTGTTGGATCCTTTTTATTTATGGTTCCAcactttttagaaaaatatgtATACCCAG AGTCCACAACACAGTCATCCTATAACTGTACAATAAGCAACCCTCCATCGGGAGATTGTGACGTAGGAGGAGAACAGTACCTTGTCGTGTTTATAGCAGCACAGATCGTACACGGAGTGGGTTTTACTCCGATGTTCACCCTAGGCACAGCTTATATAGACGAGAATGAAGAGCATTCCTTAGCAGCAGTATATATAG GCTTGACCTATGCACTGACAGCCATAGGAGTTGCTGCAGGATTTTTCGTCGGTGGGGAACTGGGTCAgaattattttgttgattttgacAGGGTAGATCAAGACAG tcTAGGTTTTGATGCTAAAGACAGTAGGTGGATCGGAGCCTGGTGGCTTGGATTTATTATAGCCATAGTAGGATTCATTGTTATAGCCATTCCAATTTTTGGATATCCGAAATATCTACCAG GAAAAGAAAAATCCACAGAACTAGAACCAAAACAGGAGAAACCACCAACAGAAaacattttcaaacaattttttgtttcatttatagaCCTG ATAAAGAATCCTACCTTTATGATGCTAACATTTGCAGGAAGTACGAACACACTGATCATTTCTGGCGTTGgtgcattttcttttaaattactaATGGAACAGTATAACATGCAGTTTGACGTTGTAGGTTATTTAATTG GAGGATTGATATTAGTCGGATCTGTTGGAATGTTTGGAGGTGGTTTATTAATCAAAATGTGTGGACTCGGTATCAAGGGAATGCTGAACATGTGTTTCATCGCGTCATTTATATCTGGGGTTCTTGGAATAGCTTTTATCGCAGGATGTCCAGAAGTAAAGCTTGCAGGGTTAGAGGTTCCATATCCGAATAAAATAAA tACATTAGCTGGATATAATGACGTTTGTCAAGGATCTTGTCAGTGCCAGTATGAAGGTCTGTCATTAGTCTGTGGAAAAGATAATATTGTATATCATTCACCATGTCATGCAGGATGCGCAACTCAGTCAGGACAG ATGACGTATCATAACTGCAGTTGTGTAGCAGCTAGTTTAAATATTCCAACAGATCACGCTAACGCTATGGTTAGCGCCGGACGATGTGAAGATGGATGTGACAAGTTATACATAGTAGCGCCATTAATGTTTATATCTATGATATGTGTACTCACCACTGTGACTCCCAATTCCATGGCTCTCATGCG